Proteins from one Coregonus clupeaformis isolate EN_2021a chromosome 25, ASM2061545v1, whole genome shotgun sequence genomic window:
- the lclat1 gene encoding lysocardiolipin acyltransferase 1, with amino-acid sequence MAVSVRGLYFVVTLFLGSFFGSIFMLGPVLPLMLLSPSWYRWITDRIVATWLTLPVALLELVFGVKVVITGDGFIPGERSVIIMNHRTRLDWMFLWCCLLRYSYLRLEKICLKAALKVVPGFGWAMQVACFIFIKRRWEEDRSHMENMLEYFCDIREPLQLLLFPEGTDLTDYTRARSDDFAEKNGLPKFEYVLHPRTTGFTFIVDTLRKGDNLDAVHDITVAYPKNIPQTERHLILGQFPREIHFHVRRYEASALPTSPSALEAWTQERWAEKEVRLRDFYAAEPRGFDREGVCRVPPCKTELRVALIKAASLFYWSSFIALSFAGLWLWAPLRLYFLVMMGIYFGQQKLIGGLELLELACHRYWKSVTGDEKKKVVDRNGKKE; translated from the exons atGGCGGTGTCTGTGCGGGGGCTGTACTTTGTGGTGACCCTGTTTCTGGGCAGTTTCTTTGGCAGCATCTTCATGCTGGGCCCTGTACTACCTCTAATGCTGCTGTCACCCTCCTGGTACCGCTGGATCACAGACCGTATCGTGGCCACCTGGCTCACCCTGCCCGTG GCCCTGCTGGAGCTGGTGTTTGGGGTTAAGGTGGTGATCACGGGTGATGGCTTCATCCCAGGGGAGCGCAGTGTGATCATCATGAACCACCGGACGCGTCTGGACTGGATGTTCCTGTGGTGCTGCCTGCTGAGGTACAGCTACCTGCGCCTGGAGAAGATCTGCCTCAAGGCCGCCCTCAAAGTTGTGCCAGGCTTCG GCTGGGCCATGCAGGTGGCCTGCTTCATCTTTATCAAGCGTCGGTGGGAGGAGGACCGCAGCCACATGGAGAACATGCTGGAGTACTTCTGTGACATCAGAGAGCCCCTGCAGCTCCTCCTCTTCCCTGAGGGCACTGACCTCACCG actACACTAGAGCAAGAAGTGATGACTTTGCGGAAAAGAACGGCCTGCCTAAGTTTGAATATGTGCTGCACCCCCGCACCACCGGATTCACCTTCATCGTGGACACTCTCCGCAAAG GAGACAACCTGGATGCCGTCCATGACATCACTGTGGCCTACCCCAAGAACATCCCTCAGACGGAGCGCCACCTGATCCTGGGGCAGTTCCCCCGGGAGATCCACTTCCATGTGCGCCGCTACGAGGCCTCCGCCCTGCCCACATCCCCTTCCGCCCTGGAGGCCTGGACCCAGGAGCGCTGGGCAGAGAAGGAGGTCCGCCTGAGGGACTTCTATGCCGCTGAGCCCCGGGGCTTTGACAGGGAAGGCGTGTGCCGCGTGCCCCCTTGTAAGACGGAGCTCCGCGTGGCTCTGATCAAGGCAGCATCTCTGTTCTACTGGAGCTCCTTCATAGCCTTATCCTTCGCAGGCCTCTGGCTCTGGGCCCCGCTCCGTCTGTACTTCTTGGTGATGATGGGCATCTACTTCGGCCAGCAGAAGCTGATAGGAGGGCTGGAACTGCTGGAGCTGGCCTGTCATCGCTACTGGAAGTCTGTGACTGGGGACGAGAAGAAAAAGGTGGTGGACAGGAACGGGAAGAAGGAGTGA